The Tripterygium wilfordii isolate XIE 37 chromosome 5, ASM1340144v1, whole genome shotgun sequence genome window below encodes:
- the LOC119998418 gene encoding PITH domain-containing protein At3g04780, with product MSAESASAIPRGQVDLLDFIDWSAVECLNQSTSHSISNALKQGYREDDGLNLESDADEQLLIYIPFNQVIKLHSIVIKGPEDEGPKTVKLFSNKEHMGFSNVNDFPPSDTADFSPENLKGKPVVLKYVKFQNVRSLTIFIEDNQSDSEVTKVQKIALYGTTVETTDMKGLKKIEDH from the exons ATGTCTGCAGAATCAGCCAGTGCGATCCCAAGAGGCCAA GTTGATCTATTGGACTTCATTGACTGGTCTGCAGTTGAATGCCTTAACCAAAGCACTAGTCACTCTATCTCTAATGCCCTCAAACAG GGTTATAGAGAAGACGATGGTCTGAATCTGGAGAGTGATGCGGATGAGCAGCTACTAATTTACATTCCTTTCAATCAAGTCATCAAACTTCACTCTATTGTCATCAAAGGACCTGAAGATGAAG GTCCTAAGACAGTAAAGTTATTTTCAAACAAGGAGCATATGGGATTCAG TAACGTTAACGACTTTCCACCAAGTGACACGGCAGATTTTTCCCCTGAAAATCTTAAG GGCAAACCGGTGGTCTTAAAGTATGTCAAGTTTCAGAATGTTCGCAG CTTGACAATATTTATTGAGGACAATCAGTCAGATTCTGAAGTCACGAAAGTTCAAAAGATTGCTCTATATGGAACAAC